In Paracoccus aminophilus JCM 7686, a single window of DNA contains:
- a CDS encoding baseplate multidomain protein megatron encodes MATILLAAAGASIGAGFGGAVLGLSGAVIGRAVGATVGHIIDQRLLGQGSKAVETGRIDRMRIQTAGEGTPVARLWGQMRMPGHVIWAAPLVETRKTQGGGKGSGPRVTEVGYRLSFAVALCEGPILGIGRIWADGEEVSPDDFDLRVYRGSESQMPDPVIAAIEGEAAPAYRGIAYVVLEDLALERWGNRVPQLSFEVLRAAKGGRGLSREVEAVALIPATGEYALATTAVSYDLGEGEVQVVNQNLPAGVTDLGNSLRSLRRELPRVGSVSLVVGWFGDDLRVGQCKLRPKVEDVRREGHEMAWRAGGIGRGAAQEVARVNDRPIYGGTPADGAVIEALRAIAAGGQKAVFYPFILMEQLAGNARPDPWSGAPHQPVMPWRGRITSSIAAGRAGSPDGTAQAAAEVAAFFGTAKPGDFSRAGGGVHYSGPEEWSYRRFILHYAHLCAEAGGIDAFLIGSEMIGLTQIRGAGHSFPAVAALRALAADVRGILGESVKIGYAADWSEYFGYQPGGGDVHFHLDPLWADENIDFVGIDNYMPLSDWREGEDHLDAGWRRITNPDYLKANVAGGEGYDWYYARDEDRLAQLRSPISDGAYDEAWVWRYKDIRNWWANPHHDRIGGIRKAQPTAWVPGTKPVWFTEMGCAALDLGTNQPNKFLDAMSSESQLPHFSQGRRDDVMQAAYIRAMTEFWGDPANNPARPAFGRTGAGRMIDMSRAHVWCWDARPYPAFPGRGDLWSDGAAWERGHWLNGRASVVPLADVVAEICREAGVASFDVSGLSGLVRGYVPGGGDSGRAALQPLMLAHGFDAVERDGSLRFQMRDARVAAEIGLDDLALADQVSGIEALRAADAEISGRMRVTHIEAGADYAASTAETMLPGGEFARVSGSELAMALTRPEGRAMAERWLSEAVIARDSLRFALPPSRAELGPGDVLRVDEGKGEARRWRIDRVERGAAQIIEAVRVEPGVYRAARSSEITHPVRAYSPAIPLWPVFLDLPLLRGDEVPHAPHLAVTATPWPGQAAVWMSEEALGGYQLNCRVPLRSVMGRTVTPLGRARPGVWDRGPALRLRMKGGQLKSATAKALMAGANLLAIGDGTPEGWELLQFAEARLIAPNLWEIGLRLRGQAGTDAFMPDVWPAGSLVVLLDGAAVQVDLAPSARNQSRHWRIGPALRGPDDPSYRHQQQAFRGAGLRPLSPCHLRLEGLEARWLRRGRIAADGWDGPDIPLGEARERYLARLVRDGRVLGQEVLSEPRWSIPQTLWSAALGGGPFTLEVAQLSDEFGPGPFVRRDIHV; translated from the coding sequence ATGGCGACGATACTTCTGGCAGCGGCAGGGGCCTCGATTGGCGCGGGATTTGGCGGCGCGGTGCTGGGCCTCTCGGGCGCGGTGATCGGGCGCGCCGTCGGGGCGACGGTGGGCCATATCATCGATCAGCGCCTGCTCGGGCAGGGCTCGAAAGCGGTCGAGACCGGGCGCATCGACCGCATGCGCATCCAGACCGCTGGCGAGGGCACGCCGGTTGCGCGCCTCTGGGGTCAGATGCGGATGCCGGGCCATGTCATCTGGGCCGCGCCTCTGGTCGAGACGCGCAAGACGCAGGGCGGCGGCAAGGGCTCGGGCCCGCGCGTGACCGAAGTGGGCTATCGGTTGAGCTTTGCCGTGGCGCTTTGCGAGGGGCCGATCCTCGGCATCGGCCGGATCTGGGCGGATGGCGAAGAGGTCTCGCCCGATGATTTCGACCTGCGCGTCTATCGCGGCTCGGAAAGCCAGATGCCCGATCCGGTGATTGCCGCGATCGAGGGCGAGGCGGCTCCGGCCTATCGCGGCATTGCCTATGTCGTGCTGGAGGATCTGGCGCTCGAGCGCTGGGGCAATCGCGTGCCGCAGCTGAGTTTTGAGGTTCTGCGCGCCGCCAAGGGCGGGCGCGGTCTGTCGCGCGAGGTCGAGGCGGTCGCGCTGATCCCGGCGACCGGGGAATATGCGCTGGCCACGACTGCGGTGAGCTATGATCTGGGCGAAGGCGAGGTTCAGGTCGTGAACCAGAACCTGCCTGCGGGCGTCACCGATCTGGGCAACTCGCTGCGCAGCCTGCGGCGCGAACTGCCGCGCGTGGGCTCTGTCTCGCTGGTGGTTGGCTGGTTTGGCGATGACCTGCGCGTCGGCCAGTGCAAGCTGCGTCCGAAGGTCGAGGATGTCAGGCGCGAGGGCCATGAGATGGCCTGGCGCGCGGGCGGGATCGGGCGCGGGGCGGCTCAGGAAGTGGCGCGGGTCAATGACCGTCCGATCTATGGCGGCACCCCAGCCGATGGCGCGGTGATCGAGGCCTTGCGCGCGATTGCGGCAGGCGGGCAAAAGGCGGTCTTCTATCCGTTCATCCTGATGGAGCAGCTTGCGGGCAATGCGCGCCCCGATCCCTGGAGCGGCGCGCCTCATCAGCCGGTCATGCCCTGGCGCGGGCGCATCACCAGCTCAATCGCGGCGGGTCGCGCGGGCAGTCCCGATGGCACGGCGCAGGCGGCGGCAGAGGTCGCGGCCTTTTTCGGCACCGCAAAGCCCGGTGATTTTTCACGCGCGGGCGGCGGCGTCCATTACAGCGGGCCCGAGGAATGGTCCTATCGCCGCTTCATCCTGCATTATGCGCATCTCTGCGCCGAGGCGGGCGGCATTGATGCCTTCCTGATCGGCTCGGAGATGATCGGGCTGACGCAGATCCGGGGCGCGGGCCACAGCTTTCCAGCCGTGGCCGCCTTGCGGGCGCTTGCGGCGGATGTGCGCGGGATTTTGGGCGAGAGCGTCAAGATCGGCTATGCGGCGGATTGGTCCGAATATTTCGGCTATCAACCGGGCGGCGGCGATGTGCATTTCCACCTCGACCCGCTTTGGGCCGATGAGAATATCGATTTCGTCGGGATCGACAATTACATGCCGCTGTCGGATTGGCGCGAGGGCGAGGATCATCTCGACGCCGGTTGGCGCCGCATCACCAACCCGGATTACCTCAAGGCCAATGTCGCGGGTGGCGAGGGCTATGACTGGTATTACGCCCGCGATGAGGATCGGCTGGCACAGCTGCGCAGCCCGATCAGCGATGGCGCTTATGATGAGGCATGGGTCTGGCGCTACAAGGATATCCGCAACTGGTGGGCGAACCCCCATCACGACCGGATCGGTGGCATCCGCAAGGCGCAACCGACCGCTTGGGTGCCGGGCACGAAGCCGGTCTGGTTCACGGAAATGGGCTGCGCCGCGCTTGATCTTGGCACCAACCAGCCGAACAAGTTCCTCGATGCGATGAGCTCGGAATCGCAGCTGCCCCATTTCTCGCAAGGGCGGCGCGATGATGTCATGCAGGCGGCCTATATCCGCGCGATGACAGAGTTCTGGGGCGATCCGGCCAACAATCCTGCGCGACCGGCCTTTGGCCGCACCGGGGCGGGGCGGATGATCGACATGAGCCGCGCCCATGTCTGGTGTTGGGATGCGCGGCCCTATCCGGCCTTTCCCGGGCGCGGGGATCTGTGGTCGGACGGCGCGGCTTGGGAACGCGGCCATTGGCTGAACGGACGTGCCTCGGTGGTGCCTCTGGCGGATGTCGTGGCCGAGATCTGCCGCGAGGCCGGTGTCGCGAGCTTTGATGTGAGCGGGCTTTCCGGTCTCGTGCGCGGCTATGTGCCGGGCGGTGGCGACAGCGGGCGCGCGGCCTTGCAGCCCTTGATGCTCGCGCATGGCTTTGATGCGGTTGAGCGCGACGGCAGTCTGCGCTTTCAGATGCGCGATGCCCGCGTCGCTGCTGAGATCGGGCTGGATGATCTGGCGCTTGCCGATCAGGTCAGTGGGATCGAGGCTTTGCGCGCTGCCGATGCCGAAATCTCGGGCCGGATGCGCGTCACCCATATCGAGGCGGGCGCCGATTATGCCGCCTCGACCGCCGAGACCATGCTGCCGGGCGGCGAGTTTGCCAGGGTTTCGGGCAGCGAGCTTGCCATGGCGCTGACCCGGCCCGAGGGGCGGGCGATGGCCGAGCGTTGGCTCTCCGAGGCGGTGATCGCGCGCGACAGCCTGCGCTTCGCCCTACCGCCCTCGCGGGCCGAGCTTGGGCCGGGCGATGTCTTGCGCGTCGATGAAGGCAAGGGCGAGGCCCGGCGGTGGCGGATCGACCGGGTGGAACGAGGCGCGGCCCAGATCATCGAGGCGGTCCGGGTCGAGCCGGGCGTCTACCGCGCGGCGCGCAGCTCGGAGATCACGCATCCGGTTCGTGCCTATAGTCCGGCAATCCCGCTTTGGCCGGTCTTTCTCGATCTGCCGCTGCTCAGGGGCGACGAGGTGCCCCATGCGCCGCATCTTGCGGTGACGGCGACGCCCTGGCCGGGGCAGGCGGCGGTCTGGATGTCGGAGGAGGCCCTGGGCGGCTATCAGCTGAACTGCCGCGTGCCGCTGCGCTCGGTCATGGGGCGCACGGTGACGCCGCTTGGCCGGGCGCGGCCGGGGGTCTGGGACCGTGGCCCGGCCCTGCGGCTGCGTATGAAGGGCGGCCAATTGAAATCCGCGACTGCGAAGGCGCTGATGGCGGGGGCCAACCTTCTGGCGATCGGCGATGGCACGCCGGAAGGCTGGGAGCTGTTGCAATTCGCCGAAGCGCGGCTGATTGCGCCCAATCTGTGGGAGATCGGCCTGCGCTTGCGCGGGCAGGCGGGCACGGATGCCTTCATGCCCGATGTCTGGCCCGCGGGCAGTCTGGTCGTGCTGCTGGACGGCGCGGCGGTGCAGGTCGATCTGGCACCGAGCGCGCGCAATCAGTCGCGGCATTGGCGGATCGGACCGGCGCTGCGCGGACCCGATGACCCGAGCTACCGCCATCAGCAACAGGCGTTCCGGGGCGCGGGTCTGCGCCCGCTCTCGCCGTGCCACCTTCGCCTTGAGGGACTGGAGGCGCGCTGGTTGCGGCGTGGTCGGATCGCGGCCGATGGCTGGGACGGCCCGGATATCCCGCTTGGCGAGGCCCGCGAGCGCTATCTGGCGCGGCTGGTCCGGGACGGGCGTGTGCTGGGGCAGGAGGTCCTGTCCGAGCCGCGCTGGTCGATCCCGCAAACCCTGTGGTCCGCCGCATTAGGTGGCGGACCCTTCACGCTCGAAGTCGCTCAATTGTCCGATGAATTCGGCCCGGGCCCCTTTGTCAGGAGAGACATCCATGTCTGA
- the cysE gene encoding serine O-acetyltransferase — protein MNMQKMDVLSSLRSGKPQDEFWDQIQCEARVAVADEPLLGALIHAGLLHHASFEAALAYRFSLKLASGEMSEQILREIADSAFANASEISIAARADVEAVFERDPATHRRMQPILFFKGFQALQAYRIAHWLWQQERRDLAYFVQMRCSEVFGVDIHPGARIGKGIMIDHAHSIVIGETAVVGDDVSMLHSVTLGGTGKDDGDRHPKIGNGVLIGAGAKVLGNIKIGNHSRIAAGSVVLGDVPPGKTVAGVPARIVGDAGCADPSNTMNQLLGHDDLF, from the coding sequence ATGAACATGCAAAAAATGGATGTCCTGTCATCTCTGAGGTCAGGAAAGCCGCAAGACGAGTTCTGGGACCAGATCCAATGTGAGGCGCGCGTGGCAGTGGCAGATGAGCCGCTGCTGGGCGCGCTGATCCATGCGGGCCTGCTTCACCATGCAAGCTTCGAGGCCGCATTGGCCTATCGCTTCTCGTTGAAGCTGGCCTCGGGCGAGATGAGCGAGCAGATCCTGCGCGAAATCGCCGACAGTGCTTTTGCCAATGCGTCCGAGATTTCCATCGCCGCACGCGCGGATGTCGAGGCGGTGTTCGAGCGCGATCCGGCCACTCACCGCCGGATGCAGCCAATCCTGTTCTTCAAGGGGTTTCAGGCACTTCAGGCCTACCGCATCGCTCATTGGCTGTGGCAACAAGAGCGGCGTGATCTGGCCTATTTTGTCCAGATGCGGTGCTCGGAAGTCTTTGGCGTCGACATCCATCCCGGCGCGCGGATCGGCAAAGGCATTATGATCGACCATGCCCATTCCATCGTCATCGGCGAGACTGCGGTGGTCGGAGATGATGTCTCGATGCTGCATTCCGTGACGCTTGGCGGGACCGGCAAGGACGATGGCGACCGCCATCCGAAGATCGGAAACGGCGTGCTGATCGGGGCCGGGGCCAAGGTGCTCGGGAATATCAAGATCGGCAATCACAGCCGGATCGCGGCGGGCTCGGTCGTCCTCGGCGACGTGCCGCCCGGCAAGACCGTGGCTGGCGTGCCTGCGCGAATCGTCGGGGATGCGGGTTGCGCCGATCCCTCGAATACGATGAACCAGCTGCTTGGCCACGACGATCTGTTCTGA
- a CDS encoding DUF2793 domain-containing protein, whose protein sequence is MSENETSNLALPLLLPAQAQKHVTVNDALLRLDGMVDLVLQSLSRTQPPAGVVDGMCWGVPPGAVNAWEGRGGQIAIGANGGWVFVTPRLGSRAYIADQGVPAIHDGALWVPGALNMGAFGSGLIAMQASDEVTLTAGASKEATLSIPAGVMVIGVTARVTQALTGTLTSWRLGTAGAENRFGDGLGKGLGSWGRGILSQPMTYWDAAPLRLTATGGNFAAGKVRLVAHWLELRIPN, encoded by the coding sequence ATGTCTGAGAACGAGACCTCGAACCTCGCCTTGCCGCTGCTTTTGCCCGCTCAGGCGCAAAAGCATGTCACGGTCAATGACGCGCTGCTGCGGCTCGACGGGATGGTCGATCTGGTCCTGCAAAGCCTCAGCCGCACGCAGCCTCCGGCGGGGGTGGTTGACGGCATGTGCTGGGGCGTGCCGCCAGGCGCGGTCAACGCTTGGGAGGGGCGCGGCGGTCAGATCGCTATCGGCGCGAATGGCGGCTGGGTCTTTGTCACGCCGCGTCTCGGTAGCCGCGCCTATATCGCGGATCAGGGCGTGCCCGCCATCCATGACGGCGCTCTGTGGGTGCCGGGCGCGCTGAACATGGGCGCGTTCGGCTCGGGGTTGATTGCGATGCAGGCCAGCGACGAGGTCACGCTGACTGCGGGGGCCTCGAAGGAAGCGACATTGAGCATTCCGGCCGGGGTCATGGTCATCGGGGTGACCGCGCGCGTCACGCAGGCGCTGACAGGCACGCTCACGAGCTGGCGGCTGGGCACGGCGGGGGCCGAGAACCGCTTTGGCGACGGGCTGGGCAAGGGGCTCGGGTCCTGGGGGCGCGGGATCTTGTCGCAGCCGATGACCTATTGGGATGCCGCGCCGCTGCGGCTGACCGCGACGGGGGGCAATTTCGCGGCGGGCAAGGTCCGACTGGTCGCCCATTGGCTGGAGCTGCGCATCCCGAATTGA